A single window of Plutella xylostella chromosome 25, ilPluXylo3.1, whole genome shotgun sequence DNA harbors:
- the LOC105393619 gene encoding senecionine N-oxygenase isoform X3, giving the protein MEFEEFPFPEGTPSYPSGTCYYKYLKLFTKNYDLYKYIQFRSHVRSVRWNKDRWSLSYYNTETQSDEVASCDYVVLCSGHYSKPRWPKFEGAEAFKGSMIHSHDYKEPEPYRNRRVLLLGAGPSGLDLATHLVNVTQKLVHSHHLVYNQPNFPKNYVKKPDIRAFTSDGVIFVDGSFEQVDDVIFCTGFDFDYPFLDETSGVTVSGKFVLPVYQDIVNIRRPSMMFIGLTQVTITRVLLSQGEYAAAAIAGKFKLPPQEQMLKHWLSKVYYLDSIGKKIVNVNLIGNLQVRKDQYFGNLTSEAGVKRAPPVLTEIRDFNAQIRLDDLLHYRDYDFNITDAFHYDRYYHPVDPNNVPCPIDIDF; this is encoded by the exons ATGGAGTTCGAGGAGTTTCCCTTCCCCGAGGGGACCCCCTCCTACCCCTCCGGCACCTGCTACTACAAGTACCTGAAACTCTTCACTAAGAACTACGACCTTTATAAGTATATTCAG TTCCGTAGCCACGTGCGCTCAGTGCGTTGGAACAAGGACCGCTGGAGCCTCTCGTACTACAACACGGAGACTCAGAGCGACGAGGTGGCGTCGTGTGACTACGTGGTGCTGTGCAGCGGACACTACTCCAAGCCACGGTGGCCCAAGTTCGAGGGCGCTGAGGCTTTTAAAG GCAGCATGATCCACAGTCACGACTACAAAGAGCCTGAGCCTTACCGCAACAGACGCGTCCTACTCCTAGGAGCCGGACCATCTGGTCTAGACCTCGCCACGCACTTAGTCAACGTGACCCAGAAGCTAGTCCACAGTCACCACTTAGTGTACAACCAGCCTAACTTCCCGAAGAACTATGTGAAGAAACCGGATATCCGGGCGTTTACGTCGGATGGAGTAATCTTCGTGGATGGCAGCTTTGAACAAGTTGATGATGTTATCTTTTGTACAG GTTTCGACTTCGACTACCCCTTCCTGGACGAGACGAGCGGAGTGACAGTATCAGGGAAGTTTGTTCTACCGGTGTACCAGGACATCGTGAACATACGCCGGCCCAGCATGATGTTCATAGGCCTTACGCAGGTCACCATCACTAGAGTGCTGCTGTCTCAG GGTGAATACGCAGCCGCAGCCATCGCGGGTAAATTCAAGCTTCCCCCTCAAGAGCAGATGCTCAAGCACTGGTTGTCTAAAGTGTACTACCTGGACTCCATCGGCAAGAAGATCGTCAATGTCAACCTCATTGGCAACTTGCAGGTGAGGAAG GACCAGTACTTTGGGAACCTAACATCAGAGGCAGGAGTGAAGAGAGCGCCGCCAGTACTTACCGAGATCCGAGACTTCAACGCACAGATCCGACTGGACGACTTGCTCCACTACAGAGATTACGACTTCAACATCACCGACGCGTTTCATTACGACCGGTATTACCACCCGGTTGACCCCAACAATGTGCCCTGTCCTATTGACATCGATTTTTAA
- the LOC105393619 gene encoding senecionine N-oxygenase isoform X1, with the protein MKCLAFLMVIFLKTCSDFEPRSSGRTCIIGAGISGLATAKYLQDYGVTNFTVFEATRHIGGTWRFDPHVGVDEDGLPLYTSQYKYLRTNTPRETMEFEEFPFPEGTPSYPSGTCYYKYLKLFTKNYDLYKYIQFRSHVRSVRWNKDRWSLSYYNTETQSDEVASCDYVVLCSGHYSKPRWPKFEGAEAFKGSMIHSHDYKEPEPYRNRRVLLLGAGPSGLDLATHLVNVTQKLVHSHHLVYNQPNFPKNYVKKPDIRAFTSDGVIFVDGSFEQVDDVIFCTGFDFDYPFLDETSGVTVSGKFVLPVYQDIVNIRRPSMMFIGLTQVTITRVLLSQGEYAAAAIAGKFKLPPQEQMLKHWLSKVYYLDSIGKKIVNVNLIGNLQVRKDQYFGNLTSEAGVKRAPPVLTEIRDFNAQIRLDDLLHYRDYDFNITDAFHYDRYYHPVDPNNVPCPIDIDF; encoded by the exons ATGAAGTGTCTCGCGTTTTTAATGGTGATTTTCCTCAAGACCTGTTCAGACTTTGAG CCCAGATCATCGGGTCGCACCTGCATAATAGGCGCCGGGATATCAGGGCTGGCCACAGCGAAGTATCTCCAGGACTATGGGGTGACCAACTTCACGGTGTTCGAAGCCACCAGACACATTGGAGGCACCTGGAGGTTCGACCCTCACGTGGGGGTGGACGAGGATGGCCTGCCGCTGTATACTAGCCAGTATAAGTACCTTAG AACGAACACTCCCCGCGAGACGATGGAGTTCGAGGAGTTTCCCTTCCCCGAGGGGACCCCCTCCTACCCCTCCGGCACCTGCTACTACAAGTACCTGAAACTCTTCACTAAGAACTACGACCTTTATAAGTATATTCAG TTCCGTAGCCACGTGCGCTCAGTGCGTTGGAACAAGGACCGCTGGAGCCTCTCGTACTACAACACGGAGACTCAGAGCGACGAGGTGGCGTCGTGTGACTACGTGGTGCTGTGCAGCGGACACTACTCCAAGCCACGGTGGCCCAAGTTCGAGGGCGCTGAGGCTTTTAAAG GCAGCATGATCCACAGTCACGACTACAAAGAGCCTGAGCCTTACCGCAACAGACGCGTCCTACTCCTAGGAGCCGGACCATCTGGTCTAGACCTCGCCACGCACTTAGTCAACGTGACCCAGAAGCTAGTCCACAGTCACCACTTAGTGTACAACCAGCCTAACTTCCCGAAGAACTATGTGAAGAAACCGGATATCCGGGCGTTTACGTCGGATGGAGTAATCTTCGTGGATGGCAGCTTTGAACAAGTTGATGATGTTATCTTTTGTACAG GTTTCGACTTCGACTACCCCTTCCTGGACGAGACGAGCGGAGTGACAGTATCAGGGAAGTTTGTTCTACCGGTGTACCAGGACATCGTGAACATACGCCGGCCCAGCATGATGTTCATAGGCCTTACGCAGGTCACCATCACTAGAGTGCTGCTGTCTCAG GGTGAATACGCAGCCGCAGCCATCGCGGGTAAATTCAAGCTTCCCCCTCAAGAGCAGATGCTCAAGCACTGGTTGTCTAAAGTGTACTACCTGGACTCCATCGGCAAGAAGATCGTCAATGTCAACCTCATTGGCAACTTGCAGGTGAGGAAG GACCAGTACTTTGGGAACCTAACATCAGAGGCAGGAGTGAAGAGAGCGCCGCCAGTACTTACCGAGATCCGAGACTTCAACGCACAGATCCGACTGGACGACTTGCTCCACTACAGAGATTACGACTTCAACATCACCGACGCGTTTCATTACGACCGGTATTACCACCCGGTTGACCCCAACAATGTGCCCTGTCCTATTGACATCGATTTTTAA
- the LOC105393620 gene encoding senecionine N-oxygenase isoform X1: protein MKLKCLFVCASVISCSLLGGVVSFTFKAEPQKPRVCVIGAGIAGLTSAHYLKEEGLNFTVLEATQYVGGTWRYDPRVGTDEFGQPIHTSMYKHLRTNLPKQAMELSGFPIPKEYPSFPSWKLFYEYLKSYAKHFQLEEHIKFSHLVESVKRVENVWKVKHKNVKTGEQFEEVCDFIFIATGHHSKPNMPNIPGEELFKGTIIHSHDFREPDPYKGRRVMIVGSGPSGMDIGLDVADVSKTLFHSTHSKVTFRTPFPDNFIKKPDVKRFTENGAYFSDGSFEELDDVIYCTGFQYSYPFLDESSGLTFAPRYVIPLYHYMVNINQPTMIMMGMVVRACLVAAIDAQARYATALAKGNFSLPSKEEMLAEWQTRADLVKSRGRPMSDIHLLAEREDEYYAAIAKESGTSRVPPVLFKMRTLDTAAKLDNLYTYRNYVYNVIDENTFTRCYQDPRESKSCTP from the exons ATGAAACTgaagtgtttgtttgtgtgtgcAAGTGTGATCAGCTGCAGTCTCCTTGGTGGTGTTGTCAGTTTCACTTTTAAG gCTGAACCTCAAAAGCCGCGTGTTTGCGTCATAGGGGCTGGCATAGCCGGCCTGACTTCTGCTCACTATCTGAAAGAAGAAGGCTTGAACTTCACAGTTCTAGAGGCAACACAGTATGTGGGAGGCACCTGGAGATACGACCCCCGAGTGGGCACTGACGAGTTTGGACAGCCGATACATACCAGCATGTATAAGCATCTGAG AACAAATTTACCAAAACAAGCAATGGAACTGTCTGGATTTCCAATACCGAAGGAATACCCTTCTTTCCCAAGCTGGAAGCTGTTTTACGAATACTTGAAGTCCTACGCTAAACATTTCCAATTGGAGGAGCATATCAAG TTTTCTCATCTAGTCGAATCTGTGAAAAGAGTAGAAAATGTGTGGAaagttaaacataaaaatgttaaaaccGGAGAACAATTCGAAGAAGTCTGCGACTTTATTTTCATTGCTACAGGACACCACAGTAAACCAAACATGCCTAATATCCCTGGCGAAGAATTATTCAAAG GAACAATCATACACAGCCACGACTTCAGAGAACCAGACCCCTACAAAGGCCGTCGCGTAATGATTGTGGGCTCTGGTCCCTCAGGCATGGACATAGGCCTCGACGTAGCCGACGTCAGCAAGACTTTATTCCATAGTACACACAGCAAAGTTACCTTCCGAACACCTTTCCCTGACAATTTCATCAAGAAGCCAGACGTCAAGAGGTTCACCGAAAACGGAGCGTATTTTTCTGATGGCAGTTTTGAGGAGTTGGATGATGTCATCTATTGTACTG GTTTCCAATACTCGTATCCGTTTCTGGACGAGTCAAGTGGCCTGACTTTTGCTCCTCGTTATGTGATTCCCCTCTACCACTACATGGTGAACATCAACCAACCGACTATGATCATGATGGGAATGGTCGTAAGGGCGTGCCTAGTTGCAGCAATCGATGCTCag GCTAGATATGCTACAGCTCTAGCCAAGGGTAATTTTTCACTGCCATCCAAGGAGGAAATGTTAGCAGAATGGCAAACCAGAGCTGATTTAGTCAAAAGTAGAGGACGTCCTATGAGTGATATCCATCTTCTAGCTGAAAGAGAG GACGAGTACTACGCAGCCATCGCCAAAGAGTCAGGCACATCGCGAGTGCCACCGGTGCTGTTCAAAATGAGGACACTGGACACAGCTGCCAAGCTGGACAATCTGTACACCTACAGGAACTATGTGTACAACGTCATCGATGAAAACACCTTCACCAGGTGCTATCAAGATCCGCGGGAGAGCAAGAGCTGTACTCCTTGA
- the LOC105393620 gene encoding senecionine N-oxygenase isoform X2 produces the protein MAEPQKPRVCVIGAGIAGLTSAHYLKEEGLNFTVLEATQYVGGTWRYDPRVGTDEFGQPIHTSMYKHLRTNLPKQAMELSGFPIPKEYPSFPSWKLFYEYLKSYAKHFQLEEHIKFSHLVESVKRVENVWKVKHKNVKTGEQFEEVCDFIFIATGHHSKPNMPNIPGEELFKGTIIHSHDFREPDPYKGRRVMIVGSGPSGMDIGLDVADVSKTLFHSTHSKVTFRTPFPDNFIKKPDVKRFTENGAYFSDGSFEELDDVIYCTGFQYSYPFLDESSGLTFAPRYVIPLYHYMVNINQPTMIMMGMVVRACLVAAIDAQARYATALAKGNFSLPSKEEMLAEWQTRADLVKSRGRPMSDIHLLAEREDEYYAAIAKESGTSRVPPVLFKMRTLDTAAKLDNLYTYRNYVYNVIDENTFTRCYQDPRESKSCTP, from the exons ATG gCTGAACCTCAAAAGCCGCGTGTTTGCGTCATAGGGGCTGGCATAGCCGGCCTGACTTCTGCTCACTATCTGAAAGAAGAAGGCTTGAACTTCACAGTTCTAGAGGCAACACAGTATGTGGGAGGCACCTGGAGATACGACCCCCGAGTGGGCACTGACGAGTTTGGACAGCCGATACATACCAGCATGTATAAGCATCTGAG AACAAATTTACCAAAACAAGCAATGGAACTGTCTGGATTTCCAATACCGAAGGAATACCCTTCTTTCCCAAGCTGGAAGCTGTTTTACGAATACTTGAAGTCCTACGCTAAACATTTCCAATTGGAGGAGCATATCAAG TTTTCTCATCTAGTCGAATCTGTGAAAAGAGTAGAAAATGTGTGGAaagttaaacataaaaatgttaaaaccGGAGAACAATTCGAAGAAGTCTGCGACTTTATTTTCATTGCTACAGGACACCACAGTAAACCAAACATGCCTAATATCCCTGGCGAAGAATTATTCAAAG GAACAATCATACACAGCCACGACTTCAGAGAACCAGACCCCTACAAAGGCCGTCGCGTAATGATTGTGGGCTCTGGTCCCTCAGGCATGGACATAGGCCTCGACGTAGCCGACGTCAGCAAGACTTTATTCCATAGTACACACAGCAAAGTTACCTTCCGAACACCTTTCCCTGACAATTTCATCAAGAAGCCAGACGTCAAGAGGTTCACCGAAAACGGAGCGTATTTTTCTGATGGCAGTTTTGAGGAGTTGGATGATGTCATCTATTGTACTG GTTTCCAATACTCGTATCCGTTTCTGGACGAGTCAAGTGGCCTGACTTTTGCTCCTCGTTATGTGATTCCCCTCTACCACTACATGGTGAACATCAACCAACCGACTATGATCATGATGGGAATGGTCGTAAGGGCGTGCCTAGTTGCAGCAATCGATGCTCag GCTAGATATGCTACAGCTCTAGCCAAGGGTAATTTTTCACTGCCATCCAAGGAGGAAATGTTAGCAGAATGGCAAACCAGAGCTGATTTAGTCAAAAGTAGAGGACGTCCTATGAGTGATATCCATCTTCTAGCTGAAAGAGAG GACGAGTACTACGCAGCCATCGCCAAAGAGTCAGGCACATCGCGAGTGCCACCGGTGCTGTTCAAAATGAGGACACTGGACACAGCTGCCAAGCTGGACAATCTGTACACCTACAGGAACTATGTGTACAACGTCATCGATGAAAACACCTTCACCAGGTGCTATCAAGATCCGCGGGAGAGCAAGAGCTGTACTCCTTGA
- the LOC105393619 gene encoding senecionine N-oxygenase isoform X2: protein MKCLAFLMVIFLKTCSDFEPRSSGRTCIIGAGISGLATAKYLQDYGVTNFTVFEATRHIGGTWRFDPHVGVDEDGLPLYTSQYKYLRTNTPRETMEFEEFPFPEGTPSYPSGTCYYKYLKLFTKNYDLYKYIQFRSHVRSVRWNKDRWSLSYYNTETQSDEVASCDYVVLCSGHYSKPRWPKFEGAEAFKGSMIHSHDYKEPEPYRNRRVLLLGAGPSGLDLATHLVNVTQKLVHSHHLVYNQPNFPKNYVKKPDIRAFTSDGVIFVDGSFEQVDDVIFCTGFDFDYPFLDETSGVTVSGKFVLPVYQDIVNIRRPSMMFIGLTQVTITRVLLSQGEYAAAAIAGKFKLPPQEQMLKHWLSKVYYLDSIGKKIVNVNLIGNLQDQYFGNLTSEAGVKRAPPVLTEIRDFNAQIRLDDLLHYRDYDFNITDAFHYDRYYHPVDPNNVPCPIDIDF, encoded by the exons ATGAAGTGTCTCGCGTTTTTAATGGTGATTTTCCTCAAGACCTGTTCAGACTTTGAG CCCAGATCATCGGGTCGCACCTGCATAATAGGCGCCGGGATATCAGGGCTGGCCACAGCGAAGTATCTCCAGGACTATGGGGTGACCAACTTCACGGTGTTCGAAGCCACCAGACACATTGGAGGCACCTGGAGGTTCGACCCTCACGTGGGGGTGGACGAGGATGGCCTGCCGCTGTATACTAGCCAGTATAAGTACCTTAG AACGAACACTCCCCGCGAGACGATGGAGTTCGAGGAGTTTCCCTTCCCCGAGGGGACCCCCTCCTACCCCTCCGGCACCTGCTACTACAAGTACCTGAAACTCTTCACTAAGAACTACGACCTTTATAAGTATATTCAG TTCCGTAGCCACGTGCGCTCAGTGCGTTGGAACAAGGACCGCTGGAGCCTCTCGTACTACAACACGGAGACTCAGAGCGACGAGGTGGCGTCGTGTGACTACGTGGTGCTGTGCAGCGGACACTACTCCAAGCCACGGTGGCCCAAGTTCGAGGGCGCTGAGGCTTTTAAAG GCAGCATGATCCACAGTCACGACTACAAAGAGCCTGAGCCTTACCGCAACAGACGCGTCCTACTCCTAGGAGCCGGACCATCTGGTCTAGACCTCGCCACGCACTTAGTCAACGTGACCCAGAAGCTAGTCCACAGTCACCACTTAGTGTACAACCAGCCTAACTTCCCGAAGAACTATGTGAAGAAACCGGATATCCGGGCGTTTACGTCGGATGGAGTAATCTTCGTGGATGGCAGCTTTGAACAAGTTGATGATGTTATCTTTTGTACAG GTTTCGACTTCGACTACCCCTTCCTGGACGAGACGAGCGGAGTGACAGTATCAGGGAAGTTTGTTCTACCGGTGTACCAGGACATCGTGAACATACGCCGGCCCAGCATGATGTTCATAGGCCTTACGCAGGTCACCATCACTAGAGTGCTGCTGTCTCAG GGTGAATACGCAGCCGCAGCCATCGCGGGTAAATTCAAGCTTCCCCCTCAAGAGCAGATGCTCAAGCACTGGTTGTCTAAAGTGTACTACCTGGACTCCATCGGCAAGAAGATCGTCAATGTCAACCTCATTGGCAACTTGCAG GACCAGTACTTTGGGAACCTAACATCAGAGGCAGGAGTGAAGAGAGCGCCGCCAGTACTTACCGAGATCCGAGACTTCAACGCACAGATCCGACTGGACGACTTGCTCCACTACAGAGATTACGACTTCAACATCACCGACGCGTTTCATTACGACCGGTATTACCACCCGGTTGACCCCAACAATGTGCCCTGTCCTATTGACATCGATTTTTAA